A single genomic interval of Eleutherodactylus coqui strain aEleCoq1 chromosome 3, aEleCoq1.hap1, whole genome shotgun sequence harbors:
- the LOC136620194 gene encoding ficolin-2-like: protein MGTPCAPSYANVYLSWWEEHHVFIEENSHWTKSIVLWICFIDDIFLLWSDDRRSFKEFVNHLNNNDFNFRLTSDCDEVSISFLDLKIHKSSKRLEKTSRWSIPKGQFLRICRNCSSAEDFKVERSAGSPGLTGQKAPRNCKELQHRGAVLSAWYKIYPDGENSLTVLCDMDTDGGGWIVFQRRYDGTINFLREWNDYKRGFGNQLSEFWLGNDNIHHLTSSGSHKLRVDLIDFDNQHSFAAYTSFYLSGEADNYKLHIGTFTGGSAGDSLGYHNNRPFTTKDRDKDTYKDNCAITYKGAWWYGNCLHSNLNGQYLGGAHSSYGYGINWKSGKGLNYSYKITEMKFKPV, encoded by the exons atggggactccatgtgccccatcgtatgccaacgtgtacctgagctggtgggaggaacacCATGTGTTCATTGAGGAGAATTCCCACTGGACAAAATCCATCGTCCTTTGGATTTGCTTTATTGATGATATCTTCTTACTTTGGTCTGATGATCGGAGGTCCTTCAAAGAATTTGTAAATCACTTAAATAACAATGACTTCAACTTCAGATTGACATCTGATTGTGATGAAGTATCAATATCCTTCTTAGACTTGAAAATTCACAAGTCTTCAAAAAGACTTGAAAAAACAAGCAGATG GTCAATACCCAAAGGCCAATTCTTGAGGATATGTCGCAATTGTTCCTCTGCTGAGGATTTTAAGGTAGAAA GATCTGCAGGTTCTCCTGGACTAACAGGACAGAAAG CACCTAGAAATTGCAAGGAACTGCAGCACCGAGGGGCAGTTCTCAGTGCTTGGTACAAAATATACCCAGATGGAGAAAATTCACTTACAGTCTTGTGTGACATGGATACAGATGGAGGAGGATGGATT GTTTTTCAGAGACGGTATGATGGCACTATCAACTTTCTCAGAGAGTGGAATGATTACAAGCGAGGGTTTGGTAACCAACTAAGTGAGTTCTGGCTGGGAAATGATAATATTCACCACCTCACATCTTCAG GATCCCATAAACTTCGAGTTGATCTGATAGATTTTGACAATCAACACAGTTTTGCTGCTTATACTTCATTTTACCTATCAGGAGAAGCTGACAATTATAAGCTGCACATTGGCACATTCACTGGAGGCAGTGCAG GAGACTCTCTCGGTTATCACAACAATCGTCCTTTTACAACCAAAGACAGAGACAAGGATACTTATAAAGATAATTGTGCAATAACATATAAGGGTGCCTGGTGGTATGGAAACTGCCTCCACTCCAATCTGAATGGACAGTATCTGGGAGGAGCACACAGCAGCTACGGATATGGAATTAATTGGAAATCTGGAAAAGGGCTAAATTATTCCTATAAGATAACAGAAATGAAGTTCAAGCCAGTTTAA